A region from the Salvelinus sp. IW2-2015 linkage group LG21, ASM291031v2, whole genome shotgun sequence genome encodes:
- the LOC139022724 gene encoding protein FAM83B-like has protein sequence MESKLSCLLSFKEDMIPAEYIQPHYKESYRLAIYALVSGGRDAYQEYLKAEQLSDFLSEEEVIFILGNAELPVPEDEDYEAGKRXSEENVIAPSTYFPTESDEEVPDLDLGWPEVTNENVETNISLLFHPPRHNTPTIKEMIRKQIQDARQVIAIAMDVFTDVDIFKEIVNATTRGVMVYILLDDFQFKSFLNMAKSXGVQIQDLKNLRVRTVKGQQYMCRSGAKFHGSLEQRFLLVDCKTVLYGTYSFMWSFEKINLSMVLVVTGQLVGSYDEEFRRLFARSTLPATLSQERDFRKKPXTSTYDPYSGRLFESRLSLDQIHMRSRGRQLGLMSSTGXQKDDRYNNGQMVKRGLSFQDRLNQSHCTDTGKLVRGHSYAGELPRRGNSTTHLRNVRDEAGGAHGAPERXRHSEDLLLHYTQKRYGIDQQHLLPYSSENSLNRWKIDSYLNNSDATLGEPVENLHPPDSTQNPTTSSRMRTSVLFNSLLAEQSETPNYMSEHSVTSPQGSLWMLSPQGSLRVTSPQGSLGVTSPQGSLGGLSNFQTQLTPARLRESQTRLEEIRRKRLSLHEYEEPVSNLRPVQSQDSLRLSIFSTLERAKGRSSERGLDKRHSAAELAGSSEHSSNQVPSSXREELTPGGQQEEENRIEDQKYKLTNFSDAQRSVSQYDITTKTERNPLDDWQEPLSRTMSAAQLGIQLQEPLLKPSNFRPTGLNVESSKALTSLIGIPEEKEGSTRKSHGSTDQLANSSDLVLSADKEETCQSVNPLKPRTSVKSIMNIVHANVSVEKMVEKTSHKEEGAELQRQNSFRSTIQRIGSERPKHLVQADISAEQRTISDPPGKPSAVRLTTSPKGHSPSPSRSSHIAAGTETEKEQQHNSLSPAGKSSSPGLTTSWVRRSFRKKCEPHQDSLSSTNTVGSQASIHSDTGRKRAYSRFESFVSFDNKPSDKPKTTTTNRYDSDNRYVRHPSISSMHSYQTETTPNENKLGRFIQRVGNLISKK, from the exons ATGGAATCCAAGCTCTCCTGTCTGTTGTCATTCAAAGAAGACATGATTCCAGCGGAATACATTCAGCCACACTACAAGGAGTCCTACCGGCTTGCCATCTACGCTCTGGTCAGTGGGGGTAGAGATGCCTACCAGGAGTACCTCAAAGCCGAACAACTCAGTGACTTTCTCTCTGAAGAGGAGGTCATCTTCATTTTGGGCAATGCAGAGTTGCCAGTCCCGGAGGATGAGGATTATGAAGCAGGGAAACGTGRAAGTGAAGAAAATGTCATAGCTCCCTCGACTTACTTCCCCACTGAGTCAGATGAGGAGGTTCCTGACCTTGACCTMGGCTGGCCAGAGGTCACCAATGAGAACGTGGAGACAAACATCAGCCTGCTTTTCCACCCTCCCAGACACAACACACCGACCATCAAAGAGATGATACGTAAACAAATCCAAGACGCAAGACAG GTTATTGCTATAGCGATGGATGTCTTCACTGACGTTGATATTTTTAAGGAGATTGTCAATGCGACTACTAGGGGAGTGATGGTCTACATACTTCTTGATGACTTCCAATTCAAAAGCTTTCTGAATATGGCTAAGAGCRCAGGTGTCCAAATCCAAGATCTCAAG AACCTGCGAGTTCGGACAGTGAAAGGACAGCAGTACATGTGTCGATCTGGAGCAAAGTTCCATGGATCTTTGGAGCAGAGGTTTCTATTGGTGGACTGCAAAACAGTGTTGTACGGCACATACAG CTTCATGTGGTCCTTTGAGAAGATCAACCTCAGCATGGTCCTGGTGGTCACAGGGCAGCTGGTGGGCTCCTACGACGAGGAGTTCAGACGTCTGTTCGCCCGATCCACTCTTCCCGCCACTCTCTCTCAGGAGAGAGACTTCCGGAAAAAGCCGKCAACGTCCACATACGACCCTTATTCCGGTCGGCTCTTCGAGAGCAGACTCTCTCTCGACCAGATTCACATGAGATCCCGTGGGAGACAGCTTGGCTTGATGAGCTCTACCGGTCAWCAGAAGGACGATCGATACAACAATGGACAGATGGTCAAAAGAGGACTGAGCTTTCAGGACAGACTGAATCAATCTCACTGCACCGATACGGGGAAACTTGTGAGGGGACACAGCTACGCCGGAGAGCTGCCRCGGAGAGGGAATTCCACAACTCACTTGAGGAATGTAAGAGATGAAGCTGGCGGCGCTCACGGTGCCCCTGAGAGARTCAGACACAGCGAGGATCTACTGTTACATTACACGCAGAAGAGGTACGGCATTGACCAACAGCATCTACTCCCTTACAGCAGTGAGAACTCTCTTAACAGGTGGAAGATCGACTCGTACCTCAATAACAGTGATGCGACCCTAGGGGAGCCAGTTGAGAATCTGCATCCGCCTGACAGTACGCAGAACCCAACCACATCATCCCGGATGAGAACATCAGTCCTCTTCAACAGCCTTCTGGCAGAGCAGTCTGAAACTCCTAACTATATGTCTGAGCACTCTGTGACATCTCCACAAGGCAGTCTATGGATGCTATCTCCACAGGGCAGTCTAAGAGTGACATCCCCACAGGGCAGTCTAGGAGTGACATCTCCACAGGGCAGTCTAGGTGGCCTAAGCAACTTCCAAACCCAACTGACCCCTGCTAGATTGAGGGAAAGTCAGACGAGATTGGAAGAGATCAGACGGAAAAGGCTCAGTTTACATGAGTATGAGGAACCTGTCAGCAACTTAAGGCCAGTGCAGAGCCAGGATTCTCTCCGKCTGTCTATTTTCTCTACTCTCGAAAGAGCTAAAGGAAGGTCGTCAGAGAGAGGYCTGGATAAAAGGCACAGTGCGGCAGAGCTAGCAGGCAGCTCAGAACACAGTTCTAATCAAGTACCATCTAGCCSCAGAGAGGAACTCACCCCAGGAGGTCAACAGGAAGAGGAAAACAGAATTgaagaccaaaaatataaactaaCCAACTTYAGTGATGCACAAAGGTCTGTCTCACAATACGATATCACGACGAAGACAGAGAGGAATCCTCTTGATGACTGGCAAGAGCCTCTCTCCAGGACGATGTCGGCAGCCCAACTGGGAATACAACTACAGGAACCTTTGCTCAAGCCCTCCAACTTCAGACCAACAGGACTTAATGTGGAGAGCTCTAAAGCCCTAACATCTTTGATTGGAATACCAGAGGAGAAGGAGGGCTCCACCAGGAAGAGCCATGGCTCCACTGACCAGCTGGCCAACAGCTCCGACTTGGTGCTCTCCGCAGACAAAGAGGAAACATGCCAAAGTGTGAATCCATTGAAACCCagaacttctgtgaaatcaataATGAATATAGTGCATGCCAATGTTTCAGTGgagaaaatggtggagaaaacgTCACACAAGGAAGAAGGAGCAGAACTCCAAAGGCAGAATTCATTCAGATCCACAATTCAAAGGATAGGTTCAGAAAGACCAAAGCATTTAGTGCAGGCTGACATTTCAGCAGAGCAGAGAACCATCTCAGatcctcctggaaaaccgtcagCTGTGCGACTTACTACATCACCCAAAGGTCATTCTCCAAGCCCTTCCAGGTCATCACACATTGCGGCTGGYACTGAAACCGAAAAGGAACAACAACATAATTCTCTCAGCCCAGCAGGTAAATCCTCATCTCCTGGGTTAACTACTAGCTGGGTTAGAAGGAGCTTCAGAAAGAAATGTGAACCGCACCAGGACTCCCTGAGCTCCACAAACACTGTGGGGAGTCAAGCATCAATTCATTCAGACACCGGGCGGAAACGAGCATATAGCCGGTTTGAGAGTTTTGTTTCATTTGACAACAAGCCTTCTGATAAACCGAAAACAACTACTACGAACCGATATGATTCAGACAACCGATATGTGAGACATCCCTCTATTAGTTCCATGCACAGCTATCAGACTGAAACTACGCCWAATGAAAATAAGCTTGGCCGATTCATACAACGGGTGGGGAATCTCATCAGCAAGAAGTGA
- the LOC111982238 gene encoding LOW QUALITY PROTEIN: lengsin (The sequence of the model RefSeq protein was modified relative to this genomic sequence to represent the inferred CDS: inserted 6 bases in 5 codons; deleted 4 bases in 2 codons; substituted 2 bases at 2 genomic stop codons), whose amino-acid sequence MHDSEDLVLEEGSSKLRDQVDGSGMSLGKKKGVKVSGKHVAPVDLDRGGPSIVHHSDYVSSPRPSENNPTIISISPSTHSHRPTGSPERDRPRQDEGPPSRVEWSREGCPYSQRASNSEVGVSRQTMDELKSILKDSSMLGARGKEEGRRPGSPAPYTYLHGTNRGDGRPESQSSFTTFKPHSDASRRVSTRSRDSSSLQLGSGMDSSDVTGANRQSGVQSSTFENSSANCGETWNSQTDNSKDNMDKSGTQSFSAMEHIKQQIARENINFVRFEATDLHGVSRSKTVPVRFFHEKAVYGVPMPRSYLELTLSPKSCEVDHANNPANFSSDVLLIPDLSTFRVLPWAEQTARVICDPCMITGSPLRTAPRLIAKQLMGQLQSMGFSLYSSFTYECCVLGAPDRRGPKTMLFPATTLASNHDLPFFQQLVNGCTALADVDSLASAMVPGQMEINLRPEFGIAAADTAFTFRTGIKEMAXKHSYIASFFTDDSLYNAGXLSHSLWDANGXRSLFHTGTGGGELSEIGRKWLAXLLSHSAALSCLLSPGLGCRSHIAKEGXRPQAQTWVYATYGYNDNSSAFNVKCHGGRAGEMQSTNKLGSAMGXTHTLCWRHRGAGLDGIQTNLGAETXLTRASTHTQLGKQQFAIPVKLEDALVALSEDHVDFAEPLGEPFVQYFIALKQIRLRTEELDAERNKCLEYFI is encoded by the exons ATGCATGACTCAGAGGATCTCGTTCTCGAG GAGGGCTCAAGTAAGCTCAGAGACCAGGTAGATGGCAGTGGAATGAGCCTGGGCAAGAAGAAGGGAGTGAAGGTGAGTGGGAAACACGTGGCCCCAGTGGACTTGGACAGAGGGGGGCCGTCCATAGTCCACCACTCCGACTACGTGAGCAGCCCCAGACCCTCAGAAAATAACCCCACCATCATCTCTATCAGCCCCTCTACCCACTCCCACAGGCCCACTGGGTCTCCAGAGAGGGACCGGCCCAGGCAGGATGAGGGCCCCCCCTCCAGGGTTGAGTGGTCCAGAGAGGGTTGCCCCTACAGCCAAAGGGCGTCCAACAGCGAGGTGGGGGTCTCCAGACAGACCATGGATGAGTTGAAGAGTATCCTGAAGGATAGTTCCATGCTTGGTGCccgggggaaggaggaggggaggcgtCCTGGAAGCCCAGCCCCTTACACCTACCTGCATGGGACCAACAGGGGAGATGGACGTCCGGAGTCCCAGTCCTCCTTCACCACTTTCAAGCCCCACTCTGATGCTTCCAGGAGGGTGTCCACCAGGTCCAGGGACAGCAGCTCCCTCCAGCTTGGCTCCGGTATGGACTCGTCAGATGTGACTGGAGCAAACAGGCAATCCGGAGTTCAGTCGTCCACGTTCGAGAACAGTAGTGCCAACTGTGGAGAGACYTGGAACTCACAAACAG ATAACAGTAAAGACAACATGGATAAGTCTGGGACTCAGAGCTTCTCCGCCATGGAGCACATCAAGCAGCAGATTGCCCGGGAGAATATCAACTTTGTCCGCTTCGAGGCCACAGATCTCCATGGGGTSTCCAGGTCTAAGACAGTGCCAGTCCGCTTCTTTCAT GAGAAAGCAGTATAYGGGGTGCCGATGCCAAGAAGCTACCTAGAGCTGACCCTGAGCCCTAAGAGCTGTGAGGTGGACCACGCCAACAACCCTGCCAACTTCAGTAGCGACGTGCTGCTTATCCCAGACCTGTCGACCTTCAGGGTGCTGCCCTGGGCAGAGCAGACGGCCCGGGTCATCTGTGACCCCTGCATGATAACCGGCAGCCCCCTGCGCACCGCACCCCGTCTCATCGCCAAGCAGCTGATGGGGCAGCTCCAGAGCATGGGTTTCTCCCTGTACTCCTCCTTCACCTACGAGTGCTGTGTCCTGGGCGCGCCCGACAGGCGTGGGCCCAAGACCATGCTGTTCCCTGCCACCACCCTGGCCAGCAACCACGACCTGCCCTTCTTCCAGCAGCTGGTGAATGGATGTACTGCATTGGCCGACGTGGACAGTTTGGCCTCAGCCATGGTGCCCGGTCAGATGGAGATCAACTTGAGGCCGGAGTTCGGCATCGCGGCCGCCGACACCGCCTTCACGTTTCGTACCGGCATCAAAGAGATGG AGAAACACAGCTACATCGCCAGCTTCTTCACCGACGACAGCCTGTACAATGCCG TGCTTTCCCACTCTCTCTGGGACGCCAACG GCCGTAGTCTCTTCCACACCGGGACC GGGGGAGGGGAGCTGTCGGAGATTGGCAGGAAGTGGCTTGC GCTCCTGAGCCACTCGGCCGCCCTGAGCTGCTTGCTCTCCCCTGGGCTGGGCTGCCGCAGCCACATCGCCAAAGAAGGTTAAAGACCCCAAGCACAAACGTGGGTCTACGCCACCTACGGCTACAATGACAACAGCAGCGCCTTCAATGTAAAATGCCACGGCGGGAGGGCGGGAGAGATGCAATCGACAAACAAGCTGGGCTCGGCCATGGGCTAAACCCATACGTTGTGCTGGCGCCACcgtggagcaggactggacggtATCCAAACCAACCTGGGGGCTGAGA GTCTGACCAGGGCCTCCACCCACACCCAGCTGGGGAAACAGCAGTTTGCCATCCCTGTGAAGCTGGAGGACGCTCTGGTGGCTTTGAGTGAAGACCATGTTGATTTCGCGGAGCCGCTGGGAGAACCATTTGTGCAGTATTTTATTGCTCTGAAGCAAATT AGATTGAGAACTGAAGAATTGGATGCAGAGAGGAACAAATGTCTGGAATATTTCATATAG